DNA from Gramella sp. MAR_2010_147:
GGGTAATTGTCCACCTTCCCCGGGTTTAGCTCCCTGAGCCATCTTTATTTGAATCTCACCTGCACTGGAGAGATAGTCTATACTCACCCCAAATCTTCCTGAAGCTACCTGTTTAATAGCAGAATTTCTCCAGTTTCCATTAATGTCTTTCTGAAAACGATCGGCATCTTCACCACCTTCACCAGAATTACTTTTCCCCTTGATTCGGTTCATGGCAATGGCCAAATTCTCGTGTGCTTCTTTGCTTATAGATCCAAAAGACATAGCGCCAGTTTTAAATCTTTTTACGATCTCCGTCCACGGCTCAACTTCTTCAATTGGAACTGGATTTAGTTCCTTGAATTTGAACATTCCCCTTATGGTCATAAGCTTTTCATTCTGCTCATTGATGATGTTGGAATATTCAGTATAGGTTTCGTATGAATTCTGTTTTACAGCTTGCTGAAGTTTTGCAACGCTGGCAGGATTAAAAACATGACGTTCTCCATTTCTTCTCCAGCGGTAATCTCCTCCCATTTCAAGATCCAGATCGGTTTCAGTTTCGGGTGGAAAGAAAGCGTGTTGATAACGTTTTTGAATTTCCTTCTCTACTTCGTAAAGGCCAATACCTTCGATTCTTGTGGGTGTATTACAAAAATATTTATTGACGAATTTCTTATTAAGCCCTAAAATTTCAAAGATCTGTGATCCCCGATAGGAGAGAAGTGTTGAAATACCAATTTTGTTCATAATTTTCACGATCCCTTTTCCGATGGCGATATTGAAATTTTCAACGGCTACTTCAGGATCTTTTACATCGATCTCCTTTCTTTCTACAAGGTCGTAGATCACTTCATTAACCATATAAGGATTAATGGCACTTGCTCCATATCCAAATAAAGCAGCAAAATGATGTGGTTCCCGTGGTTCGGCAGATTCTATTACTATGCCGAAAGAAGACCTTTTATTATGGTCTTTCGCCCGATGGTGTACAAATGAACAGGCCAGTAACGATGGAATTGGAGCCAGTTTTGGGTTTACATTCCTGTCTGAAAGTATGATCACATTACAACCATCATCTACAGCATGTTTAATTTCTGTGATCATTTCCTCCAAACGATCCTCAAGACCGTTCATGCCTTTCTCAGCTTCATAAAGCATAGAAATTGACTTTGCCTTAAAGCCGGGATAATCTATATATTTTATCTTGTCAAGATCCTCATTGGAAATAACTGGATTCTGAATTTTCAATTTTTTACACTGCTCGGGAATAATTTTGAACAGGTTAATATCTTCTCCAACAGAGAGGCTTATATCGGTCACTATTTCTTCCCGGATCCCGTCTAGTGGCGGATTGGTCACCTGCGCAAAAAGCTGCTTGAAATAATTGAATAATAGTTGTGGTTTATCAGAGAGTACTGCCAAAGGAATATCGGTACCCATAGAACCAATAGCTTCTTTAGCCTGAGAGGCCATAGGCGATATGATCGTGGAGATATCTTCATAGGTATATCCAAAAAGTTTGAGTCTTGTGATATACGGGATGTCTTCCACAGGCGTTTTATTACCAGTATAAGGTACCTCTGCCAGGGGCAACAGGTTCTCGTCAAGCCAGTTCCTATAAGGTCTTTCTGTAACAATTTTCTCTTTTACTTCTTCATCCTCAATAATTCGACCTTCAATCATATCGACTAGAAACATCCTTCCAGGTTCCAGTCTACCATGTTTTAGTACATTTTCCGGCTTGATGTCCAATACACCGGTTTCAGATGACATTACTACATACCCATCTTTGGTAACCGTATATCTTGAAGGACGTAATCCATTTCTATCGAGTAAGGCACCTATATAATTTCCATCGGTAAACGGAATAGATGCCGGCCCATCCCATGGTTCCATGATACAGGCATTATATTCGTAGAATGCTTTTTTCTTATCCTTCATAGAAGGATTCTTTTCCCAGGCTTCCGGAACCATCATCATGATAGCTTCGGGCAGGGATCTCCCGGTTTGTAGCAGGAGCTCTAATGCCATATCCATAGAAGCGGAATCAGATTTCCCTTCCATAGTAATAGGAACTATCTTTTTGATGTCTTCTCCAAAAGTGTCGCTTTCAAAAAGCTCTTCCCGGGCTTTCATTCTACTCAGGTTACCACGCAGGGTATTAATTTCCCCATTGTGACACATATATCTAAATGGTTGTGCCAGGTCCCAGGTTGGGAAGGTGTTGGTTGAAAATCGCTGGTGCACCAGAGCCAGTTTTGTGATCACATCTGGATCATTAAGGTCTTTATAATATTCATTGATATCCTGGGGCATCAAAAGACCTTTATATATAATGGTATTGGTGGAAAGACTTGAGAAGTAAAAATATTCACTCTCGGCAAGACCAGAATTTTCAATGTTGTGTTCTGCGATCTTACGGGCTGTATAAAGCTTGGCATTAAAATCCCGATCTTCCAGTTTTTCAGGACGTCCAACAAAAACCTGCTGAATTGCAGGTTCTACATTACTTGCCATTTTACCCAGACAGGAATGATTTACCGGAACTTTTCTCCATCCAAGCACTTGCAATTGCTGTTTTTTAATTTCTTTTTCAAAAGTATCTTTACAGATCGCTGCCTGGCTCTTATTCTTTGGAAGAAAGACCATCCCAACCGCATATTCCCGGGACCCGGGTAAATTGAATTCACATACTTTTTTAAAGAATTCGTGCGGTACTTCAATAAGAATACCAGCACCATCCCCTGTTTTTCCATCAGCACTTACGGCACCTCTATGTTCTAGCCGAACAAGGATATCTATAGCCTTATGAATTATATTATTAGTTCTTTCTCCGTTAAGATTACAAATAAATCCCGCTCCACAATTATCTCTCTCATAAAGAGGGGAGTAGAGTCCCTGTTCTTTCATTTTCATACGTGTTCATTCTGAATTATTCTGTTAAAGTTAAATAAAAGCCAATGAACTTTAAAAACATTAAGAAGCTTTAAATCAAGTTTTTAGGAATTGCTAAAATGAAGCTAAGAAAATATGAATATGGAAAAATATCGTTCTTAATTTGAGAAATAGATAATGCATTTCACTATTTATTTTAGACTGAAGGAGAAAACTATTAATTTTAGAATTAGCTGAATTTCCATTTAGCAATTAGATGATACTGAATTCTGAAATTAATAGAGCCAACTTTACTTTCAATTCCTTTTTTACAGGATTTCCCCCAACAGTTTTTAACGCTAAAATTTTTAATAAAAGTAGTTTTTGAGCTAACTTTAAGAGATTTTGATGGGCACTAAACCATCATTGAAACATTGTGTAGGTTGATTTTGAGAATAGTTACTGGATTATTTATCCAGTTGTAATTGTCAGGGATATCTTCTGGATATAATTTTCTTTCTTCTTTTTCTTTGAAGAAGAGATGTTTCTTCCCCCCTCTTCAGATTTAGTATAATCATATTCATTTTTTATGCCCTAAGCCATACTGTCTCCATACTGTTTATGGGAGTAAATATCATTCTAATTTTAATATCAATCGTATGGAAATTATTACATCCCGGATGGGGTCTGCAAAGATTCCTATCCTAAATGAAAAAGACAGGGAACCTGTTGTGGGTTCTGTTATGAAACAATTATCCAAAAATTGGAGCCTGTTTTTAACAGTAGCTTTTTTACTTTTTGGATATCAGGAAGCGTTAATTGCACAAACTAATATTAAGGGACTTGTACCTGTTTTACAACCTCTGGGCGGTCACAATATTGATGGGAATGCATATGTAAATGTTAATGGTGAACCCGGAGGGGACTGGCTCTTTGAGTTTGGGACAGATCCTGTGAACAAGAATCCAGGAGGAGTATTTCCTCCTTCAGCATCAGACGGGATTGCAGAGGGAATTCCAGATGTTCCGTTTCCAGATGATTTTTATCTCTATCCCGGGCAAACCACTTTTTTTAGAGATAATATTACTAATAATGATCCTACCATTTTTACCAGCTCCAACAAAATAAATGACAATCCCAACACCTATACCTGGGGAACAGGATCTTCACCTAATAAAAACGAGATTCAAAATGCGATCTCGCATTTTTCATTCGCCGATCCCAATTTACCTCACGGAAATGAAGGAGACCTCTGGTTAATCTTTGCCGCAGACCGGCAGGTAACAAATGGGAGTAGCTATATAGATTTTGAAATTCTTCAGAAACCATTAACTGCAGAGCCTGGTGGAACCTTTACATCCTTGGGAACAGAAGGGGGTAGAACGCTTGGAGATATCCTTATCACTATTGAATTTACCAATGGAGGAGGAGCAGCAAAAGTTGTGACCAGGCGCTGGGTGGCTAACGGAAACGGTTTTATTTATGAAATATTCACACCGGTTATGGGAACCATTTTTGGTACTGAAAACGATGTGGCTACCATTGTACCTTATTCTATCTATTTTCAGGATCCTATTAATCCAGCTGGTTTTTATCAATACTCTATCAACCAGTGGGCAGAAGGAGCCGTAAATGTTACTTCCTTTTTTCCTGAAGATGCTTGTGTGAATTTGAGTACTTTATTCGTAAGAACCCGAACTTCTGGTAATTCAACTCAGTCTGAGTTAAAAGACTTTCCAGGTAAACCAATTCAAATTACCATAGACCTTACTCCTCCAGCACCGCAACTTACAGATGTTTCGGCTTGTGATTTATGGGATGATACACTTATCGCTGAAGGCTGCGAAGGTACCGTTAATTGGTACGCTCAGGAAGAAGGTGGTTCTTCAATTCATACAGGTGCAAATTTTTCACCTGGCGAAATTACCGAAACTACCTCATATTGGGCAAGTTGTACGGTTAATGAATGTGAGGGCCCAAGAGCGAAGGTGACAATTACAATTTATGACTCACCTGCTATAGAAATTGGCTCTACAGATATAAGTTGTTTTGGAGAAGATGATGGAGTAGTATCTATTGCCAGTGCGAGTGGATATGATCTTCTGGAACTGTATCAGGTAAATAATGAAGGAGATGATAATTTTATAGACAGTAATACAGATGGAAGTAATTTTACAGGTCTTGGACCTGGTGAGTATTATGTGGTCGCTTCACTTGAGGCAGAAGCAGAGCTTACTTGTTCCACAACCAGTAATACTGTTGAAATTGAAGAGCCACCACTTCTGGAACTGGTTTTAGATGATGTGATAGATGTTAACTGTTTTGGCTTTGCCGATGGAGCTATTTCTATAACCGCTTCGGGTGGAACCGGAGCCTATACTTATGATTGGGAAGATATTGAAGGTGATGATAACGTGGAAGATAGATCAGGTCTTATCGCCGGGTCTTATTCTGTAACCGTTACCGATGATAATGGTTGTACTGCAAGCCTGAATGATATTATGGTAGCCGAGCCAACAGAATTGATGGCTCAGGTAGATGAAGTGACCCATGTTAGCTGTTTTGGATTTTCCGATGGAGCCATAGATATTTCGGTTAGTGGAGGTACTCCTCCTTATTCCTATGATTGGGATGATATCGCCGAAGAAAATGAGCCGGAAGACAGAACAGGTCTTTTCGCAGGCACTTATTCCGTAATCATTACAGATGATAATGGATGTGAAGTAAGTCTTGACGATATTCTGGTGGATGAACCAACAGAATTGACTGCCCAGGTAGATAATATAGTAGACGCAACTTGTAGTGGCTTCGAGAACGGAGAGATCTATATAAGTGCTAGTGGAGGAACCCCTCCTTATACTTATGATTGGGCCGATCTTGAAGGTGATGATAATGTGGAAGATCGAATTGGTGTTGCCGCAGGATTCTATTCAGTAGTGATTACAGATGCAAATGGATGTACTACAGAACTTGAAGATATTGAATTGGAAGATCCTTCAGATCTTGAAGCTCAGGTAGATTCTGTGGAAGATGTGAGTTGTTTTGGATTTAGTGATGGAGCTATTAATATAAGTGTGAGTGGAGGAACTCCTCCATATACTTATAACTGGGATGATCTTGAAGGAGACGATAATCCGGAAGACCGTACAGGAATTACTGCCGGATCATATTCTGTAACTATTACAGATGATAATGGTTGTATCTATAGTCTTAACGACATTCTGGTTAATGAGCCACCCGCTTTACAGGGTGAAGTTTCAGATTCTATGAATCCAACATGCTTCGGATTTACAGATGGCTTTATAGATATAACTATTAGCGGAGGTACACCACCTTATACCTATGATTGGGCCGATCTTGAAGGTGACAATAACCCTGCAGACAGGACTAATATTGGTGGAGGATCGTATAACGTGACAGCCACCGATGCTAATGGTTGTGAATTCAAGCTGGAGAATATCATGCTTGATGAACCATTGAAACTTATGGTAGATCTAGTACCCACTCCAGAAAGTTGTGAATTCAATGATGGAGTGATTACGGTGAATGCTTCTGGAGGCACATCTCCTTACGAGTTTTCTTTAGATGGAGTATCATATCAATTATCTAATATGTTTGACGGATTGGCTGCTGGAAATTATACCGTGTATACTCGGGATGCTAACGAATGTATCTCTCAGGATCCTGTAGCTATAGATCCACCTGAAAATTGTATTGTAGATGAAGGTTGTACTCTTGGGTATTGGAAAAACCATACAGACAGATGGTGTGATGCTTACGCAACCTGTGATACTTATGGTGATATCTATATAGATGCACCAGCGGCTATAGCCAGTCTCAGCTTACTGGAAGTATTGAATATTGGAGGTGGAGATATCTATAATCTGGGTCGTCAATCAGTAGCTGCATTGTTAAACACCTGTAGTATAGAAGTAGGGTTTACATATTCCAGTGTAGAGAGTCTAATCAGTGATGTAAATGACGCTTTTGCCAATGGAGAGGCGGGATCATTTGGAACATATTTAGACGGATTAAACCAGGCAGGATGCCCGTTAGGTGGATCTTCGGCAACTACTGCACCTACTTCACCTGAATGTGATGCGCCAGCTGCAAGTCTTCTGGCAGATGTTGCTTCTAGTGGATTTAGTGTGTCACCGGTGCCCTTTGGTGACCAGGTAAGTGTGAAGTATCATTTTGATTATACTTCGAATGTAAATATTCAGTTCTTTAATCTAAGCGGACAAATGCTTCAAAACTTCAAGTTTAAGGGCGTTTCCACCGGGGATATCAATGACTTGAATGTGGGTGCCTTTGTTAGGTCTGGTCAGGCTTATATTATAAAAGTGAACACCGACAGAGAAAGTTTCTCTAAAACAATTATTTCTTCGGAATAATTTAATTGAAATAATTATTAAAAAGCAGCCTAATATGGCTGCTTTTTTTTGGAAGTGTTTATATAGGGGGAAACACTTATTTTTTGTTTTTAAGTGCAGTTTTTAGGGTGTAAAATTCTGATATTGAGAAAATTAGTTCAATTTATTTTATATTTGAAATACTATTGTTACAAAATCAATTCCCTACTATTTTCTAATAGTTGATTTCTTGCCCCCTAAAATTTTTATTTACTCCCCCCGTTGAAATTTACTGACTGTTTTTAAATAGATCAGATGCAAAAAATTCCTGAAATAGTACTTGCATTGAATTTGTTACATTTTTAGTACATATTCAATTTTTATTAAAAGGTCCCCTGGATCGTAAATTTTCTTCCCCCCGGTAGATGGTATGTCATCACGACATAATTCCCTGGCTTTTTATAGCTCAGGTTCTCTGCCCTACTCTTAAAAATTTTGAGCGATGTTTTCCTCATATCATTGGGAAACGTCACAGTACCCAATCTTCCTTTTTCCTGCACCTATGGTCTAACCATTAAAAACTATTAATTATGAATGATTTTACATTGAAATCTTTTGATTGGTTTTTAAAATCCAAAAAAAGATTAGTTATAAAACAAACCATTTGGATTATTCCTTTACTCCTTTTGGTATTCAATGGTCCGTTTCTTTTCGGACAATCTGCAGATTTGGATCAGGTAAGGAATGGAGGCATTGATAATGTCACTGATCCAGGAGATTGGGTAAATGGAAATGCTGGTAAACAAACTTCTCATTATGCTGAGGGTATGTCAATTCCCTATAGAGTAATCATGGAGGATATGACTGCTGGTCAAACCGTAGAATTAATATTAGAATATGATGTAAAGCATAGTGGAAAACATGCTTTAGATTATTTGACTAGTTACGATAGACTCCAACCTCATGAATTAGCATTTGGGCATCCCAATCAGGAAGAGATTGATCCAACAATAGGAATTACAGGTTTTTCCGAACCACCTGATGATACTCATCCTATTCCAACTCCGCCGTCTGTTGGTTCTCCCGTCTCAGGACAACCAGGGGATAGTTTTGAGTTAATTAGTGATGCAGGAGATGCAGAAATGTCCATATGGAATGCTACTCTAACAGATGTGTTCTATGGACCTGCAGCAGCAGGAAATTTAAGCGAGGATAAAGTTGCCCAGCAAATCACCGTTTCTTTTACGGTAATCAATTCTGGTACTGTAATTCTTGCATGGGGAGGTCATATCGCTAGTAGAATAGATTGGGGAGAATTTGGCGGTGTGCCTCAATCAGCAGGTGGTATTTCAGGGTCTCCGTACCATATGAGATTAATTGATTGGAATTTAAATAATCTTGGTAATCAAGACAGGTCTCTATCTGCTGATGCTGTTGTACCTGCTCCTACCTGTGAACTTGCAGGACCAGATTTGATCTGCGAAGGACAGGAAGGTGTTATTTATACGTTAACTCCTTTGGGGGCGGAAGATCCCACGTATATCTGGGAAATCTTAAATAATACAGCCGGAGCTTCTTTTGTAGATCCTGTCCCAAATGATTTGAGTACTCAGGCCGAGATTATAACTACCGCTAGTGGTAGTTATACTGTGAGAGTGACAATTACCTCTGCTTTTGGTACTAATATATGTCAAGTGGTTGTAACCGTGGATGAAGCTCCAGTAGTTGCGGACAAGTCCGTGTGTGTTGGTTCGACTGTGGACTTTGGTCCAAGTGGCACCTATACATCTTCGGATACTTCGGTAGCGACCATCGACAATGATGGGGTAGCCACTGGAGTAAGTGGAGGTAGTGCGACTATTACGTATACTGATGGCAATGGCTGTCAGGGCACAGCGACCATTACGGTCAATGCGCTACCAGTAGTTGCGGACAAGTCCGTGTGTGTTGGTTCGACTGTGGACTTTGGTCCAAGTGGCACCTATACATCTTCGGATACTTCGGTAGCGACCATCGACAATGATGGGGTAGCCACTGGAGTAAGTGGAGGTAGTGCGACCATTACGTATACTGATGGCAATGGCTGTCAGGGCACAGCGACTATTACAGTAAGTTCGAATCCAGATCTAGGTGATGCTTCCGTATGTGTTGGATCAACGGTGGATATGGGTATTGGAGCAGGTACATATAGTTCTTCCGACACTTCGGTAGCGACCGTCGATACTGATGGGGTAGTG
Protein-coding regions in this window:
- the gltB gene encoding glutamate synthase large subunit, producing MKMKEQGLYSPLYERDNCGAGFICNLNGERTNNIIHKAIDILVRLEHRGAVSADGKTGDGAGILIEVPHEFFKKVCEFNLPGSREYAVGMVFLPKNKSQAAICKDTFEKEIKKQQLQVLGWRKVPVNHSCLGKMASNVEPAIQQVFVGRPEKLEDRDFNAKLYTARKIAEHNIENSGLAESEYFYFSSLSTNTIIYKGLLMPQDINEYYKDLNDPDVITKLALVHQRFSTNTFPTWDLAQPFRYMCHNGEINTLRGNLSRMKAREELFESDTFGEDIKKIVPITMEGKSDSASMDMALELLLQTGRSLPEAIMMMVPEAWEKNPSMKDKKKAFYEYNACIMEPWDGPASIPFTDGNYIGALLDRNGLRPSRYTVTKDGYVVMSSETGVLDIKPENVLKHGRLEPGRMFLVDMIEGRIIEDEEVKEKIVTERPYRNWLDENLLPLAEVPYTGNKTPVEDIPYITRLKLFGYTYEDISTIISPMASQAKEAIGSMGTDIPLAVLSDKPQLLFNYFKQLFAQVTNPPLDGIREEIVTDISLSVGEDINLFKIIPEQCKKLKIQNPVISNEDLDKIKYIDYPGFKAKSISMLYEAEKGMNGLEDRLEEMITEIKHAVDDGCNVIILSDRNVNPKLAPIPSLLACSFVHHRAKDHNKRSSFGIVIESAEPREPHHFAALFGYGASAINPYMVNEVIYDLVERKEIDVKDPEVAVENFNIAIGKGIVKIMNKIGISTLLSYRGSQIFEILGLNKKFVNKYFCNTPTRIEGIGLYEVEKEIQKRYQHAFFPPETETDLDLEMGGDYRWRRNGERHVFNPASVAKLQQAVKQNSYETYTEYSNIINEQNEKLMTIRGMFKFKELNPVPIEEVEPWTEIVKRFKTGAMSFGSISKEAHENLAIAMNRIKGKSNSGEGGEDADRFQKDINGNWRNSAIKQVASGRFGVSIDYLSSAGEIQIKMAQGAKPGEGGQLPGAKVNPDIAKTRNSTPYVGLISPPPHHDIYSIEDLAQLIFDLKNANREARINVKLVSKVGVGTIAAGVAKAKADVVLISGYDGGTGASPLTSLRHAGLPWELGVAEAQQTLLLNNLRSRIVVECDGQLKTGRDVAIACLLGAEEFGFSTAPLVATGCIMMRACHLNTCPVGIATQDPELRKNFKGTPENVINFMYFIAQELREIMAQLGFRSMKEMVGQSQKLDTNKAIKHYKAQGIDLSNILHKPNIKPGVPLSNTEKQLHNIEGVLDFEILRQAHPAIYRKEPVTLSYPISNTNRTTGTIISNEISKIHGSIGLPKNTLTLNFNGSAGQSFGAFAAKGLNLNIEGNSNDYFGKGLSGAVLSIRKPKEATFKSNENIIIGNVALYGAVTGEAYINGIGGERFCVRNSGAKAVIEGIGDHGCEYMTGGVAVILGEIGRNFAAGMSGGIAYIFDLENNLDRNNFNMEMIELEAPSENNLQELEELIVKHYQYTESEVAKEILNNWEQTSKGFIKVMPTEYKKALQKIEAEKRKEEEVDLKTA
- a CDS encoding T9SS type A sorting domain-containing protein, producing MEIITSRMGSAKIPILNEKDREPVVGSVMKQLSKNWSLFLTVAFLLFGYQEALIAQTNIKGLVPVLQPLGGHNIDGNAYVNVNGEPGGDWLFEFGTDPVNKNPGGVFPPSASDGIAEGIPDVPFPDDFYLYPGQTTFFRDNITNNDPTIFTSSNKINDNPNTYTWGTGSSPNKNEIQNAISHFSFADPNLPHGNEGDLWLIFAADRQVTNGSSYIDFEILQKPLTAEPGGTFTSLGTEGGRTLGDILITIEFTNGGGAAKVVTRRWVANGNGFIYEIFTPVMGTIFGTENDVATIVPYSIYFQDPINPAGFYQYSINQWAEGAVNVTSFFPEDACVNLSTLFVRTRTSGNSTQSELKDFPGKPIQITIDLTPPAPQLTDVSACDLWDDTLIAEGCEGTVNWYAQEEGGSSIHTGANFSPGEITETTSYWASCTVNECEGPRAKVTITIYDSPAIEIGSTDISCFGEDDGVVSIASASGYDLLELYQVNNEGDDNFIDSNTDGSNFTGLGPGEYYVVASLEAEAELTCSTTSNTVEIEEPPLLELVLDDVIDVNCFGFADGAISITASGGTGAYTYDWEDIEGDDNVEDRSGLIAGSYSVTVTDDNGCTASLNDIMVAEPTELMAQVDEVTHVSCFGFSDGAIDISVSGGTPPYSYDWDDIAEENEPEDRTGLFAGTYSVIITDDNGCEVSLDDILVDEPTELTAQVDNIVDATCSGFENGEIYISASGGTPPYTYDWADLEGDDNVEDRIGVAAGFYSVVITDANGCTTELEDIELEDPSDLEAQVDSVEDVSCFGFSDGAINISVSGGTPPYTYNWDDLEGDDNPEDRTGITAGSYSVTITDDNGCIYSLNDILVNEPPALQGEVSDSMNPTCFGFTDGFIDITISGGTPPYTYDWADLEGDNNPADRTNIGGGSYNVTATDANGCEFKLENIMLDEPLKLMVDLVPTPESCEFNDGVITVNASGGTSPYEFSLDGVSYQLSNMFDGLAAGNYTVYTRDANECISQDPVAIDPPENCIVDEGCTLGYWKNHTDRWCDAYATCDTYGDIYIDAPAAIASLSLLEVLNIGGGDIYNLGRQSVAALLNTCSIEVGFTYSSVESLISDVNDAFANGEAGSFGTYLDGLNQAGCPLGGSSATTAPTSPECDAPAASLLADVASSGFSVSPVPFGDQVSVKYHFDYTSNVNIQFFNLSGQMLQNFKFKGVSTGDINDLNVGAFVRSGQAYIIKVNTDRESFSKTIISSE